In a genomic window of Corvus hawaiiensis isolate bCorHaw1 chromosome Z, bCorHaw1.pri.cur, whole genome shotgun sequence:
- the NAA35 gene encoding N-alpha-acetyltransferase 35, NatC auxiliary subunit → MVMKATVEDDDSGWELGMPDKMEKSNTSWIDITRDFEEACRELKLGELLHDKLFGLFEAMSAIEMMDPKMDAGMIGNQVNRKVLNFEQAIKDGTIKIKDLTSPELVGIMDTCFCCLITWLEGHSLAQTVFTCLYIHNPDFIEDPAMKAFALGILKICDIAREKVNKAAVFEEEDFQSMTYGFKMANSVTDLRVTGMLKDVEDDMQRRVKSTRSRQGEERDPEVELEHQQCLAVFSRVKFTRVLLTVLIAFTKKETSAVAEAQKLMTQAADLLSAIHNSLHHGMQAQNDTTKGDHPIMMGFEPLVNQRLLPPTFPRYAKIIKREEMVNYFSKLIDRIKTVCEVVNLTNLHCILDFFCEFSEQSPCVLSRSLLQTTFLVDNKKVFGTHLMQDMVKDALRSFVSPPVLSPKCCLYNNHQAKDYIDSFVTHCVRPFCSLIQIHGHNRARQRDKLGHILEEFATLQDEAEKVDAALHSMLLKQEPQRQHLACLGTWVLYHNLRIMIQYLLSGFELELYSMHEYYYIYWYLSEFLYAWLMSTLSRADSSQMAEERIMEEQQKGRSSKKTKKKKKVRPLSREITMSQAYQNMCAGMYKTMIAFDMDGKVRKPKFELDSEQVRYEHRFAPFNSVITPPPVHYLQFKEMSDLNKYSPPPQSSDLYMAASKHYQQAKMILENIPNPDNEVNRILKVAKPNIVVMKLLAGGHKKESKVPPEFDFSPHKYFPVVKLV, encoded by the exons AACTGAAGTTAGGAGAACTGCTTCATGACAAGCT TTTTGGTCTTTTTGAAGCCATGTCTGCCATTGAAATGATGGATCCCAAGATGGATGCTGGTATGATTGGAAATCAAGTTAACAGAAAGGTTCTTAACTTTGAGCAAGCTATTAAG GATGGCACCATTAAAATAAAGGATCTCACTTCACCAGAGCTGGTAGGAATAATGGACACGTGTTTCTGTTGTTTG ataACATGGTTAGAAGGACATTCCTTGGCACAGACAGTATTCACTTGCCTTTATATTCATAATCCAGACTTCATAGAAGATCCTGCTATGAAGGCTTTTGCTCTTGGAATCCTAAAAATCTGTGATATTGCCAGAGAAAAGGTTAACAAAGCAGCTGTTTTTGAGGAG gaagatTTTCAGTCAATGACTTACGGATTTAAAATGGCCAACAGTGTGACAGATCTTAGAGTTACAG GTATGCTGAAAGATGTCGAAGATGACATGCAAAGACGAGTGAAG AGCACTCGAAGTCGAcaaggagaagagagagatccGGAAGTTGAACTTGAA CATCAACAATGTTTAGCTGTCTTCAGCAGAGTCAAGTTTACCCGCGTCCTACTAACTGTCCTAATAGCATTTACAAAAAAAGAG ACAAGTGCAGTTGCAGAAGCTCAGAAACTAATGACTCAGGCAGCTGACTTGCTTTCTGCCATACACAATTCACTGCATCATGGTATGCAGGCACAGAATGATACCACTAAAGGAG ATCATCCTATTATGATGGGGTTTGAGCCACTTGTTAATCAGAGATTGCTGCCACCAACTTTCCCTCGATAtgcaaaaattattaaaagggaagaaatggtcaattatttttccaaacTAATAGACCGAATAAAAACTGTATGTGAAGTAGTCAACTTAACTAATTTGCACTGTATACTG GATTTTTTCTGTGAGTTTAGTGAGCAATCACCATGTGTTCTTTCAAGATCCCTGTTACAG ACAACTTTCCTAGTAGATAACAAGAAGGTGTTCGGCACTCACCTCATGCAAGACATGGTAAAAGATGCCTTAAGGTCTTTTGTCAGTCCTCCAGTACTTTCTCCAAA GTGTTGTCTTTATAATAACCACCAGGCAAAAGACTACATTGATTCCTTTGTCACACACTGTGTTCGG CCATTCTGTAGTCTGATTCAAATCCATGGACACAACAGAGCTCGTCAGAGAGATAAACTGGGTCACATTCTTGAGGAATTTGCCACTCTACAGGATGAG gCAGAGAAAGTAGATGCAGCGCTTCATAGTATGTTACTGAAGCAGGAACCACAAAGGCAACATTTGGCTTGCTTGGGCACCTGGGTCCTATATCATAACCTTCGTATTATGATACAGTATCTTCTCAGTGGCTTTGAGTTGGAACTTTACAGTATGCACGAATATTACTACATCTATTG GTATCTCTCAGAGTTCCTCTATGCCTGGCTGATGTCAACGCTGAGCCGTGCCGACAGCTCTCAAATGGCGGAGGAGAGGATAATGGAGGAACAACAGAAAGGCCGTAGtagtaagaaaacaaagaaaaagaagaaag TTCGCCCTCTTAGCAGAGAGATCACCATGAGTCAAGCATACCAAAATATGTGTGCTGGGATGTACAAG ACAATGATTGCCTTTGACATGGATGGCAAAGTAAGAAAACCTAAGTTTGAACTGGATAGTGAACAAGTTCGATATGAGCACAGATTTGCTCCATTCAACAGTGTTATAACACCACCCCCAGTGCACTACCTGCAATTTAAA GAAATGTCTGACTTAAATAAGTATAGCCCACCTCCTCAGTCATCAGATCTCTACATGGCAGCTAGCAAGCACTACCAGCAAGCTAAAATGATTCTTGAGAATATTCCAAATCCAGACAATGAG GTCAATCGAATTCTAAAAGTTGCAAAACCCAATATTGTGGTCATgaagctgctggcaggaggccACAAGAAAGAGTCTAAG GTTCCTCCAGAATTTGACTTTTCTCCTCATAAATACTTTCCAGTTGTGAAGCTTGTTTGA